Proteins from one Clostridium cellulovorans 743B genomic window:
- a CDS encoding P-loop NTPase fold protein, which translates to MRSMINADKILECSKRDDEKNWTIMWYNDIEKLLVRSEIKPKVFFINGVSGSGKTTLINNLIRLKAEFLNVEDFDEGFDGKEKQEQWRRRRMEQLIDSAIINEKIGKITLVIGSYLIEEVKNTRNFKYLRNVSYGLLNIDDIELTKRLRMKGYEENVIESNKMLAKRMLQDIREEENTFIVESRNNLPDETLCKVVDWILNSVI; encoded by the coding sequence ATGAGATCTATGATAAATGCTGATAAAATTTTAGAGTGTTCAAAAAGAGATGATGAAAAAAATTGGACAATAATGTGGTATAACGATATAGAGAAACTATTAGTTAGAAGTGAAATTAAGCCTAAGGTTTTTTTTATTAATGGTGTTAGTGGATCTGGTAAAACAACTCTAATTAATAATTTGATTAGATTAAAAGCAGAATTTCTAAATGTTGAAGATTTCGATGAAGGCTTTGATGGAAAAGAAAAACAAGAACAGTGGCGAAGAAGGAGAATGGAACAGTTAATTGACTCTGCAATAATAAATGAAAAGATAGGAAAAATAACCTTAGTAATTGGATCATATTTGATTGAAGAAGTAAAAAATACAAGGAATTTTAAATACTTAAGAAACGTAAGTTATGGATTATTGAATATTGATGACATAGAATTAACAAAAAGACTAAGGATGAAAGGTTATGAAGAAAATGTTATAGAAAGCAATAAAATGCTAGCAAAAAGAATGCTTCAAGATATTAGGGAAGAGGAAAATACTTTTATTGTTGAAAGTAGAAATAACTTACCAGATGAGACTTTATGCAAAGTAGTGGACTGGATATTAAATTCGGTAATTTGA